Proteins found in one Flavobacterium channae genomic segment:
- a CDS encoding DinB family protein, with product MKNLQSNEFAPYYENYIKLVPEQDIVKGLKQQKEELLHFFKSIPVFKHEFRYAEGKWTIKDIILHLIDAERIFAYRALRIARNDGTALPGFEENDYVVFANANDREYESLLAEYEIVRNATISLFQNFSETELLRIGTASNCSVSVRAIGYITLGHELHHKNVILERYL from the coding sequence ATGAAAAATTTACAATCAAATGAATTTGCTCCTTATTATGAGAACTACATTAAATTAGTTCCCGAGCAAGATATAGTAAAAGGGCTAAAACAGCAAAAAGAAGAATTATTGCATTTTTTTAAGTCTATTCCTGTGTTTAAACATGAGTTTCGTTATGCAGAAGGAAAATGGACTATTAAAGATATTATTTTGCATTTGATTGATGCAGAGCGCATCTTTGCTTATAGAGCTTTACGTATTGCTAGAAATGACGGTACAGCTTTACCTGGTTTTGAAGAAAATGATTATGTGGTTTTTGCAAATGCAAATGATAGGGAATATGAAAGCTTATTAGCAGAATATGAAATTGTAAGAAATGCGACTATAAGTTTGTTTCAAAATTTTTCAGAAACAGAATTATTACGAATAGGAACGGCTTCAAATTGCAGTGTTTCTGTTCGTGCAATTGGTTATATAACCTTAGGGCACGAATTGCATCATAAAAACGTCATTTTAGAAAGATATTTATAA
- a CDS encoding helix-turn-helix domain-containing protein: protein MVNIDDFIKRLEIILEYYNLSASAFADKINVQRSSLSHLLSGRNKPSLDFIIKVIDVFPEVDLYWILNGNGTFPKSDAPSPLQNEVEKIQVENSKSEINTSEPDLFSTIEQTSVIASSEKRVNEISNFESPNNQEIERIVIFFKNGTFKNYKP, encoded by the coding sequence ATGGTAAACATCGATGATTTTATAAAACGTTTGGAAATTATACTTGAATATTACAATTTATCTGCTTCAGCTTTTGCAGATAAAATTAATGTACAACGTTCTAGTTTGTCTCACCTACTCTCTGGTAGAAATAAACCAAGTTTAGATTTTATAATAAAAGTTATTGATGTTTTTCCTGAGGTAGATTTGTATTGGATTTTAAATGGTAATGGAACTTTTCCAAAATCGGATGCTCCTTCTCCACTTCAAAATGAAGTTGAAAAAATTCAAGTAGAAAATTCTAAATCAGAAATAAACACTTCTGAGCCTGATTTATTTTCAACAATTGAGCAAACTTCGGTAATAGCTTCCTCTGAAAAAAGAGTAAATGAAATTTCGAATTTTGAAAGTCCAAATAATCAAGAAATTGAAAGGATTGTGATTTTTTTTAAAAATGGTACTTTTAAAAACTACAAACCATAA
- a CDS encoding DNA polymerase III: MTDTGKRLMATYMQMNDPTLNGTVITLELPNQSTKEEFLSGSIELLGYLRGKLHNHDITIEVVVNETTENKYAFTPQEKFERLKQINPALEILRKTFDLDV; encoded by the coding sequence ATGACCGATACTGGAAAGCGTTTAATGGCAACCTACATGCAAATGAATGATCCAACATTAAATGGTACGGTTATTACTTTAGAACTTCCAAACCAGAGTACAAAAGAAGAGTTTTTATCGGGTTCAATAGAATTGTTAGGTTATTTGAGAGGTAAATTACACAATCATGATATTACTATTGAAGTGGTTGTAAATGAAACTACTGAAAATAAATACGCGTTTACACCACAAGAAAAATTTGAACGCTTAAAACAAATTAACCCAGCTCTTGAAATATTAAGAAAGACGTTTGATTTGGATGTTTAA
- the kdsB gene encoding 3-deoxy-manno-octulosonate cytidylyltransferase has protein sequence MKIIAVIPARYASTRFPAKLMQDLGGKTVILSTYEAAISTNLFDDVFVVTDSDLIYNEIISNGGKAIMSIKEHESGSDRIAEAVENMDVDVVINVQGDEPFINKKPLEELIEVFKNDTEKKVDLGSLMFQISDKEEINNPNNVKVITDQQGFALYFSRSVIPYPREENVGVRYMKHIGIYAFRKEALMDFYRLPMLSLEASEKLEQLRYLEYGKRIKMVETSHGSIGIDTPEDLERARKLL, from the coding sequence ATGAAAATAATAGCTGTAATTCCTGCTCGATATGCTTCTACACGTTTCCCTGCAAAATTAATGCAAGATTTGGGAGGCAAAACCGTAATTCTTAGTACGTATGAAGCAGCTATTTCTACCAATTTATTTGATGATGTTTTTGTGGTGACGGATTCCGATTTAATTTATAACGAAATTATTTCGAATGGAGGCAAAGCCATCATGTCGATAAAAGAACATGAAAGCGGAAGCGACAGAATTGCAGAAGCTGTTGAAAATATGGATGTTGACGTTGTAATTAACGTTCAAGGCGATGAACCTTTTATCAATAAAAAACCGCTAGAAGAATTAATCGAAGTATTCAAAAACGATACCGAAAAGAAAGTTGATTTAGGTTCTTTAATGTTTCAAATATCTGATAAAGAAGAAATTAATAATCCGAATAACGTAAAAGTAATTACTGACCAACAAGGATTTGCTTTATACTTTTCGCGTTCGGTAATTCCTTATCCTAGAGAGGAAAATGTAGGAGTTCGTTATATGAAACACATCGGAATTTACGCTTTCAGAAAAGAAGCTTTGATGGATTTTTACCGTTTACCAATGTTATCGTTAGAAGCTTCTGAAAAATTAGAACAACTTCGTTATTTAGAATACGGAAAACGTATTAAAATGGTAGAAACTTCACATGGAAGCATCGGAATTGATACTCCAGAAGACTTAGAAAGAGCTAGAAAATTATTGTAA
- a CDS encoding spermidine synthase → MIKRLLSFLLPVKIHQKKSVYSKNLEVTWNNGYLVLDSENTNYSFGSLQRVLKKGLKYIGYERIQNFNSILVLGVAGGSVIETLKKEIKFEGRITGVEIDADVIELATKYFGLGNYTNVSIVNDDAFEFVLKTKEKYDLIIIDIFQDTTMPNFLFEDFFINRINFLLNVNGFILFNTMVLGYQDRRRNVDYKNKFDSNYSVRLYPKIEVHNELFTIKKLQ, encoded by the coding sequence ATGATTAAGCGCTTACTTAGTTTTTTATTACCTGTAAAAATTCATCAAAAGAAATCGGTTTACAGTAAAAACCTTGAAGTTACCTGGAATAATGGGTATTTGGTTTTGGATTCGGAGAATACCAATTATTCTTTCGGAAGCTTGCAACGTGTGCTTAAAAAAGGGTTAAAATACATTGGTTATGAACGAATTCAGAATTTTAATTCTATTTTAGTCTTAGGTGTTGCTGGAGGAAGTGTTATCGAAACCCTAAAAAAAGAAATCAAATTTGAAGGTAGAATTACAGGAGTTGAAATTGATGCCGATGTGATTGAATTAGCAACAAAATATTTTGGATTAGGAAATTATACCAATGTTTCAATTGTGAATGACGACGCTTTTGAATTCGTTTTAAAAACCAAAGAAAAATACGATTTAATCATTATCGATATCTTTCAAGATACTACAATGCCCAACTTTCTATTTGAAGATTTCTTTATTAATCGTATTAACTTTTTACTTAATGTAAATGGATTTATCTTGTTTAATACTATGGTTTTAGGTTATCAAGACAGAAGAAGAAATGTTGATTATAAGAATAAATTTGATAGTAATTATTCCGTAAGATTATATCCAAAAATTGAAGTGCATAACGAATTGTTTACTATAAAAAAATTACAATAA
- the rsmD gene encoding 16S rRNA (guanine(966)-N(2))-methyltransferase RsmD: MRIISGKHKGRRLVAPKNLPVRPTTDMCKESLFNILNNYFNFNGLKVLDLFSGTGNISYEFASRGAGPITSVDGDMGCVNFIKKTSKELDLDITALKSDVFKFLEKSKASYDIIFADPPYDLSQENFEKIIELIFENELLDEEGMLIVEHSKHTKLDHLTNFSFSKSYGGSVFSFYEFESDEEEEEFED, encoded by the coding sequence ATGAGAATTATTTCCGGAAAACACAAAGGGAGAAGATTAGTGGCTCCAAAAAACTTACCTGTAAGACCAACTACAGATATGTGCAAAGAATCGTTGTTTAATATTTTAAATAACTACTTTAATTTTAACGGATTAAAAGTTTTGGATTTATTCTCTGGAACTGGAAATATCAGTTATGAATTTGCTTCTCGCGGTGCAGGTCCTATTACAAGTGTGGATGGCGACATGGGTTGTGTCAATTTCATAAAAAAAACTTCTAAAGAACTTGATTTAGATATTACTGCTCTAAAAAGCGACGTTTTTAAATTTTTAGAAAAGAGCAAAGCGAGTTATGATATCATTTTTGCAGATCCGCCTTATGATTTAAGCCAAGAGAATTTTGAAAAAATAATTGAGCTTATTTTTGAAAACGAACTTTTAGATGAAGAAGGAATGCTGATTGTAGAACATTCAAAACACACCAAATTAGATCATTTAACTAATTTTTCTTTTTCAAAAAGTTATGGAGGTTCTGTATTTTCGTTTTACGAATTTGAAAGCGATGAAGAGGAAGAGGAATTTGAAGATTAA
- a CDS encoding DNA primase produces the protein MKRVIVDYAKLTNEILTLLVEKFPDGYDDSDVIRFKNAKNETVEAVEVRTEDTIYLVKVSTKLADRIENYDEDDIIEDDVVAVPDEKIAGLKDLDIDEDDDDEDETNDSDDIEDSEDEDDED, from the coding sequence ATGAAAAGAGTTATTGTTGATTACGCTAAATTAACAAATGAAATCTTAACCTTGCTAGTTGAGAAATTTCCTGACGGATATGACGATTCTGATGTTATTCGTTTTAAAAATGCTAAAAATGAAACTGTTGAAGCTGTAGAAGTTCGTACAGAAGATACAATTTACTTAGTAAAAGTAAGTACTAAATTAGCTGATAGAATTGAAAACTACGATGAAGATGATATTATTGAAGATGACGTTGTAGCTGTACCAGATGAAAAAATCGCAGGATTAAAAGATTTAGATATCGATGAAGATGACGACGATGAAGATGAAACTAATGATTCAGATGATATCGAAGATTCAGAAGACGAAGACGACGAAGATTAA
- a CDS encoding M14 family metallopeptidase, which produces MNYLQLATDFIQPKLKGKYIHLETILPILNNLNSDFKVSEIGKSVQDRAIYKVEFGVGKTKILMWSQMHGNESTTTKGLFDFFNFLQSDSELAKNIKENYTLLCIPMLNPDGSYLYTRENANAVDLNRDAFLATQPEMKVLHAIYNSFQPDFCYNLHDQRTIFGTEGFNLPATVSFLSPAYNEERAYNDVRLKAIQVINKMNDFLQQYIPNQIGRFDDSYNVNCTGDYFTTQNTPTILFEAGHYNNDYDRDLVRKFVFIALLSSFTVSYENVIVDNELTKYLNIPQNNKSFYDFIYKNVKIIDNNEEKIINFAAQYSEVVSEGELKFVAEIVKIDDLQNFNGHEEYDCSGGLFSANGDNFPKIGDKASFFINNLTEFNNGVKII; this is translated from the coding sequence ATGAATTATTTACAATTAGCAACAGATTTTATTCAGCCAAAACTCAAAGGAAAATACATTCACTTAGAAACAATTTTACCAATATTAAACAATTTAAATTCGGATTTTAAAGTATCGGAAATTGGAAAATCAGTTCAAGACAGAGCTATATATAAAGTTGAATTTGGTGTTGGGAAAACAAAAATTTTGATGTGGTCACAAATGCATGGAAATGAATCTACAACCACTAAAGGACTGTTTGATTTTTTTAATTTTCTACAATCAGATTCAGAATTGGCTAAAAATATAAAGGAGAATTACACCTTATTATGTATTCCAATGTTAAATCCTGACGGTTCTTATTTATATACTAGAGAAAATGCGAATGCAGTAGATTTAAATAGAGATGCGTTTTTAGCTACTCAACCTGAAATGAAGGTATTACATGCTATTTATAATAGTTTTCAACCAGACTTTTGTTATAATTTACATGATCAGCGTACTATTTTTGGTACAGAGGGTTTTAATTTGCCTGCAACAGTTTCTTTTTTATCTCCAGCTTATAATGAGGAGAGGGCTTATAATGACGTTCGTTTAAAAGCAATTCAGGTTATAAATAAAATGAATGACTTTTTACAACAATATATTCCGAATCAAATAGGGCGTTTTGATGATAGTTACAACGTGAATTGTACTGGAGATTATTTTACAACACAAAATACACCTACAATATTATTTGAAGCGGGGCATTACAATAATGATTACGATAGAGATTTGGTTAGAAAATTTGTTTTTATTGCGCTTTTAAGTTCGTTTACTGTTAGTTACGAAAACGTTATAGTTGATAACGAATTGACTAAATATTTGAATATTCCTCAAAATAATAAAAGTTTTTATGATTTTATTTATAAAAATGTCAAAATTATTGATAATAATGAGGAAAAAATAATTAACTTTGCAGCTCAATACTCTGAAGTAGTTTCTGAAGGAGAATTAAAATTTGTAGCTGAGATTGTTAAAATTGATGATTTACAAAATTTTAATGGACATGAAGAATACGATTGTTCAGGCGGTTTATTTTCGGCAAATGGTGATAATTTCCCAAAAATTGGAGATAAAGCTAGTTTTTTTATAAATAATTTAACAGAATTTAACAACGGAGTAAAAATTATTTAA
- a CDS encoding Lrp/AsnC family transcriptional regulator, with protein MSKFRLDEVDHQILDMLIDNTRVPFTDIAKKLLISAGTVHVRVKKMEDAGIIQGSSLTLDYEKLGYSFIAYVGVFLHNTSQTKFVLERINQIPFVTVAHVTTGKFNIFCKIRAKDTKHAKEVIFMIDDIEGVYRTETMISLEESINDKKRLMHTIFKEL; from the coding sequence ATGAGTAAGTTTCGTTTAGATGAAGTAGATCATCAAATTTTAGACATGTTGATTGATAATACGAGAGTTCCTTTTACAGATATCGCAAAAAAATTATTAATTTCTGCTGGTACTGTACATGTTAGAGTTAAAAAAATGGAGGATGCAGGTATTATTCAAGGTTCTTCATTAACTTTAGATTATGAAAAATTAGGATATTCTTTCATTGCGTATGTTGGGGTTTTCTTACACAATACGTCTCAAACTAAATTTGTATTAGAGAGAATTAATCAGATTCCATTCGTAACTGTTGCTCACGTAACTACTGGAAAATTTAATATTTTCTGTAAAATTAGAGCTAAAGATACTAAACACGCTAAAGAGGTTATCTTTATGATTGATGACATCGAAGGTGTTTACAGAACTGAAACAATGATTTCTTTAGAAGAAAGTATCAATGACAAAAAACGATTGATGCATACAATTTTTAAAGAATTGTAA
- a CDS encoding 1-acyl-sn-glycerol-3-phosphate acyltransferase, with the protein MKQIIYKFIFCKIFGWKVVGTIAPIVKKCVIIAVPHTSWWDFFLGIFSRGILNLEINYVAKKELFVFPFNYFFTWTGGTSLNRQKNENKVDTIAKIFHKKEVFRLAIAPEGTRKKVTEWKTGFYYMALKANVPIIPVAFDYGRKQVVFYEPFYPTGNFESDINFLESYYKNVVGKVPELSYTPKE; encoded by the coding sequence ATGAAACAAATTATATACAAATTTATTTTCTGTAAAATTTTTGGATGGAAAGTAGTTGGTACAATTGCACCAATAGTCAAAAAATGTGTCATTATAGCCGTTCCTCATACAAGTTGGTGGGACTTTTTTCTAGGGATTTTCTCTCGTGGAATTCTAAATTTAGAAATTAATTACGTGGCTAAGAAAGAATTATTTGTATTTCCTTTTAATTATTTCTTTACTTGGACAGGTGGAACGTCTTTAAATCGTCAAAAAAACGAGAATAAAGTCGACACTATCGCAAAAATATTTCATAAAAAAGAAGTTTTTAGATTAGCTATTGCTCCTGAAGGAACACGAAAAAAAGTTACCGAATGGAAAACAGGTTTTTATTATATGGCACTAAAAGCAAATGTTCCAATAATTCCTGTAGCGTTTGATTATGGAAGAAAACAAGTCGTTTTTTACGAACCATTTTATCCAACAGGAAATTTTGAATCGGATATTAATTTTTTAGAATCGTATTATAAAAATGTTGTGGGTAAAGTTCCAGAATTGAGCTACACACCAAAAGAATAG
- the dnaX gene encoding DNA polymerase III subunit gamma/tau, translating to MEQFIVSARKYRPQTFKDVVGQQAITNTLLNAIETNHLAQALLFTGPRGVGKTTCARILARKINQEGYDDPYEDFSFNVFELDAASNNGVDDIRSIIDQVRIPPQTGKYKVYIIDEVHMLSQAAFNAFLKTLEEPPKHAIFILATTEKHKIIPTILSRCQIFDFKRITIKDAKNHLAEIAKEQGVAFEDDALHIIAQKADGAMRDALSIFDRVVSYCGNNLTRQAVTENLNVLDFEYYIQITDLILDNKIPDLLIAYNDILAKGFDGHHFIAGLASHFRDLLVCKNPATLPLLEAGEQAQSLYAAQSHKAMHDFLIKGIELANECDLKFKVSQNQRLLVELCLMQLASITFDGEKKK from the coding sequence ATGGAACAATTTATCGTATCAGCTCGAAAATACCGTCCTCAAACATTTAAAGATGTTGTAGGGCAACAAGCTATTACTAATACTTTGTTAAACGCTATTGAAACCAATCACCTAGCGCAAGCTTTATTGTTTACTGGACCTAGAGGTGTAGGAAAAACAACTTGTGCTCGTATTTTAGCTCGAAAAATAAATCAAGAAGGTTACGATGATCCGTATGAAGATTTCTCTTTCAATGTATTTGAATTAGATGCTGCTTCAAACAACGGAGTTGACGATATTAGAAGTATCATCGATCAGGTAAGAATACCACCTCAAACCGGAAAATATAAAGTATATATTATCGACGAGGTTCACATGCTTTCACAAGCGGCATTTAATGCTTTCCTTAAAACATTAGAAGAACCACCTAAGCATGCGATTTTTATTTTAGCGACTACCGAAAAACATAAAATTATTCCAACGATTTTATCGCGTTGTCAAATATTTGATTTCAAAAGAATTACGATAAAAGACGCCAAAAATCATTTAGCAGAAATAGCGAAAGAACAAGGCGTTGCTTTTGAAGATGATGCTTTGCACATTATTGCGCAAAAAGCTGATGGCGCTATGCGTGATGCATTGTCAATCTTTGACCGTGTAGTTTCGTATTGTGGAAATAATTTAACCAGACAAGCTGTAACTGAAAATTTAAACGTTTTAGATTTTGAATACTACATTCAAATAACGGATTTAATTTTAGACAATAAAATTCCAGATTTACTAATTGCTTACAACGATATTTTAGCAAAAGGTTTTGATGGACATCATTTTATTGCTGGTTTGGCATCGCATTTCAGAGATTTATTAGTTTGTAAAAATCCTGCTACTTTACCACTTTTAGAAGCGGGTGAACAAGCACAAAGTTTATATGCAGCACAATCGCACAAAGCAATGCACGATTTCTTAATTAAAGGAATTGAATTAGCAAATGAGTGTGATTTGAAGTTTAAAGTAAGTCAAAATCAGCGACTTTTAGTCGAGTTATGTTTAATGCAATTGGCCTCTATCACTTTTGATGGAGAAAAAAAAAAGTAG
- a CDS encoding deoxyhypusine synthase family protein: MSKGPISQFIEKHYLHFNSAALVDAAKGYEEHLLDNGKMMITLAGAMSTAELGKSLAEMIRQDKVHIISCTGANLEEDIMNLVAHNSYKRVPNYRDLSPQEEWDLLENHYNRVTDTCIPEEEAFRRLQQHLFDIWNNADSKGERYFPHEFMYQMINSGVLEQYYEIDPKDSWMVAAAEKNLPIVVPGWEDSTMGNIFASYCIKGEFKATTMKSGVEYMMWLADWYTKNCEGKGIGFFQIGGGIAGDFPICVVPMLYQDMEMHDVPFWSYFCQISDSTTSYGSYSGAVPNEKITWGKLDIATPKFIVESDATIVAPLMFAYVLGW, encoded by the coding sequence ATGAGCAAAGGACCAATTAGTCAATTTATTGAGAAACATTACCTTCATTTCAATTCTGCAGCCTTAGTTGATGCAGCAAAAGGATACGAAGAGCATCTATTAGATAACGGAAAAATGATGATTACTTTAGCTGGTGCAATGAGTACAGCTGAATTAGGGAAATCATTAGCCGAAATGATTCGCCAAGATAAAGTACATATTATTTCTTGTACTGGAGCTAATTTAGAAGAAGATATCATGAACTTAGTTGCTCATAATTCTTATAAAAGAGTTCCTAATTATAGAGATTTATCACCACAAGAAGAATGGGATTTATTAGAAAACCATTACAACCGTGTAACTGATACTTGTATTCCTGAAGAAGAAGCTTTCAGAAGATTACAACAACACTTATTCGACATTTGGAACAATGCAGATTCTAAAGGTGAACGTTATTTTCCACATGAATTTATGTACCAAATGATTAATTCTGGAGTATTAGAACAATACTATGAAATTGATCCTAAAGATTCTTGGATGGTTGCTGCAGCTGAAAAGAATTTGCCAATTGTAGTTCCTGGATGGGAAGACAGTACAATGGGTAATATTTTTGCTTCTTACTGTATCAAAGGAGAATTCAAAGCTACTACAATGAAAAGTGGTGTTGAGTATATGATGTGGTTAGCAGATTGGTATACTAAAAACTGTGAAGGAAAAGGAATTGGATTTTTCCAAATTGGTGGAGGTATCGCTGGAGACTTCCCTATTTGTGTAGTACCTATGTTATATCAAGATATGGAAATGCATGATGTACCATTTTGGAGCTATTTCTGCCAGATTTCTGATTCAACAACTAGTTATGGTTCGTATTCAGGAGCAGTTCCAAATGAGAAAATCACTTGGGGTAAATTAGATATTGCAACTCCTAAATTTATCGTTGAGTCTGACGCTACGATAGTTGCACCATTAATGTTTGCATACGTTTTAGGCTGGTAA
- a CDS encoding DUF3822 family protein: MVITNNDITQKTYKKLSIQVSLSGLSFCVFDLISNKVLTTTSILFEKNKVVEEQLWRTFVDNPALTKAYDEVMVIHDNNLNALVPTSLFDANFLASYLQYNTKVFETDFFTYDAIFPYEINNIYVPFVNINNFLLDQYESFEYQNSNSILVKQLLDLSKNKDEKQLFVHLQKEHFELIVVKNQQLILFNSFQYKTPEDFIYYILFTCEQLQLNPETILVQILGECSENDAYYKIAYKYIRNCALLDVSSKATNLDILPSELRKHFILYNS; this comes from the coding sequence ATGGTAATAACGAATAACGACATTACTCAAAAAACATATAAAAAGTTGTCCATTCAGGTTTCCTTGAGTGGACTTTCTTTTTGTGTCTTTGATTTAATTTCAAATAAAGTACTTACAACTACCTCAATTCTTTTTGAAAAAAATAAAGTTGTAGAGGAACAATTATGGCGCACTTTTGTAGATAATCCTGCATTAACAAAAGCGTACGATGAAGTTATGGTTATTCATGACAATAATCTTAATGCTTTAGTGCCCACTTCCCTATTTGATGCTAATTTTTTAGCAAGCTATTTACAATACAATACTAAAGTTTTTGAAACTGATTTTTTTACATACGATGCTATTTTTCCTTACGAAATCAACAACATCTATGTTCCTTTTGTTAACATCAACAACTTTTTACTAGATCAGTATGAAAGTTTTGAATACCAAAATTCAAATTCTATTTTGGTAAAACAACTACTCGATTTATCTAAAAATAAAGATGAAAAACAATTGTTTGTGCATCTACAAAAAGAACATTTTGAACTGATTGTTGTTAAAAATCAGCAATTAATTTTATTCAATTCTTTTCAATACAAAACCCCTGAGGATTTTATTTATTACATTTTGTTTACTTGCGAACAACTTCAACTGAATCCTGAAACCATCTTGGTTCAAATACTTGGAGAATGTTCAGAAAACGATGCATACTATAAAATTGCTTACAAATACATTAGAAATTGTGCTTTGTTAGATGTTTCTTCTAAAGCTACAAATTTGGATATTTTACCTTCTGAGCTAAGAAAACATTTTATACTTTACAATTCATGA
- a CDS encoding ATP-dependent DNA helicase, with protein MTYKLFYNLLQRNFPHQPTLKQDIFLQKIADFVMNSTTNDVFVLKGFAGTGKTTIISTVINNLAEVNMKAVLLAPTGRAAKVISNYSGKPAYTIHKRIYFPKKNKTGGVSFTLQQNKFKNTLFIVDESSMISDNNQDSKLYENGSLLDDLFFYVDAGNNCKLLLIGDTAQLPPVNMSVSPALDIDSLSLHYQKNVHHIELDEVMRQAEDSGILYNATQLRELLHSHFIDTFQFKLKGFKDIVRLQDGYDIQDAIHQAYDNYSIEDTAFILRSNKRANQYNQQIRASILSKESEISTGDYLMVVKNNYFWLPENSEAGFIANGDIVEILEIRKIQELYGFKFATVKIRMVDYPNQIPFDTVIMLDTIMSESPSLTYEESNKLYQEVLLDYEEERQQYKKLQKVKENPYFNALQVKFSYAITCHKSQGGQWKTVFVEQPYLPDGIDIDYVRWLYTAITRAEEKLYLIGFKDEFFEN; from the coding sequence ATGACTTACAAGCTGTTTTACAATTTATTACAACGAAATTTCCCCCATCAACCCACACTGAAACAAGACATTTTTCTTCAGAAAATTGCTGACTTTGTTATGAATTCAACAACAAATGATGTTTTTGTGCTAAAAGGTTTTGCAGGAACTGGTAAAACAACTATAATTTCAACTGTTATCAATAATTTGGCCGAAGTCAATATGAAAGCGGTGTTACTTGCACCCACAGGTAGAGCCGCAAAAGTTATTAGTAATTACTCTGGAAAACCAGCATATACAATTCACAAACGAATTTATTTTCCAAAGAAAAATAAAACTGGTGGTGTTAGTTTTACATTACAACAAAATAAATTCAAAAACACCCTTTTTATTGTTGATGAATCGTCTATGATTTCGGATAATAATCAAGATTCTAAATTATATGAGAATGGTTCGTTGTTAGATGATTTGTTTTTTTATGTAGATGCTGGAAACAATTGCAAATTATTGTTAATAGGAGATACCGCTCAGTTACCACCAGTTAATATGAGTGTTAGTCCAGCTTTGGATATTGATTCGTTATCACTTCATTATCAAAAAAATGTACATCATATCGAATTGGATGAAGTAATGCGTCAAGCTGAAGATTCTGGCATTTTGTATAATGCTACTCAATTACGAGAATTATTACATTCGCATTTTATTGATACGTTCCAATTTAAATTAAAAGGGTTTAAAGATATTGTTCGTTTACAAGATGGATATGATATTCAAGATGCCATTCATCAAGCGTATGATAATTATAGTATAGAAGATACGGCTTTTATTTTGCGTTCCAATAAAAGAGCCAATCAATACAACCAGCAAATTAGAGCTTCCATTTTGTCCAAAGAAAGTGAAATTTCTACAGGAGATTATTTAATGGTAGTGAAAAACAATTATTTCTGGTTACCCGAAAATTCAGAAGCCGGATTCATCGCTAATGGTGATATTGTCGAAATTTTAGAAATCAGAAAAATTCAAGAATTGTACGGATTCAAATTCGCCACCGTAAAAATAAGAATGGTCGATTATCCGAATCAAATTCCGTTTGACACCGTTATTATGTTAGATACGATTATGAGTGAATCGCCTTCGTTGACGTATGAAGAATCAAATAAATTGTATCAAGAAGTTTTATTGGATTACGAAGAAGAACGCCAACAATATAAAAAATTACAAAAAGTAAAAGAAAACCCTTATTTCAATGCACTTCAGGTGAAGTTTTCTTATGCCATTACGTGTCATAAATCGCAAGGTGGTCAATGGAAAACCGTTTTTGTAGAACAACCTTATTTACCCGACGGAATTGATATCGATTATGTCCGATGGTTGTACACTGCCATCACCCGTGCCGAAGAAAAATTATATTTAATCGGATTTAAGGACGAGTTTTTTGAAAATTAA